CCCCACGCACCAGCCTTATAAGTCCTTCCATTCCCACCCGCAAGGGTTCCCTCCCACACACCTCCGCCTCCACCCCACCCGTCCCGACCCCTCTCCTCCAAGGTAagcccgcggcggcggcgagcgagcgagCGGCGGCGATGACGACCCGCTTCAAGAAGAACCGGAAGAAGCGCGGCCACGTGTCCGCCGGGCACGGGCGTGTGGGCAAGCACCGCAAGCATCCCGGAGGCCGCGGTAACGCCGGAGGCATGCACCACCACCGCATCCTCTTCGACAAGTACCATCCCGGCTACTTCGGCAAGGTCGGTATGCGCTACTTCCACAAGCTCAGCAACAGGTTCTACACACCGACGGTCAACGTCGAGAGGCTCTGGTCCATGGTTCCGTCCGACAaggcggcggaggccggcggcgaCAAGGCCCCCGTGGTCGACGTCTCGCAGTTCGGCTACTTCAAGGTGCTCGGCAAGGGGATGCTGCCGGAGAAGCCCATcgtcgtcaaggccaagctcatctCCAAGATCGCCGAAAAGAAGATCAAGGCCGCCGGCGGCGCAGTCGTGCTCGTTGCCTAGGGTTCTGTTCCCGACCGTGCCCCGAGATCTATATCTGAACTATTAGTTGTTTCCCGTACCAGCAATTTGTGTTGAAGAAGACATCGTTAGTTTGTTATCCTGGTTCCTGTGTGGTAAACCAACATCTTATGAGAATTTTGCGCTATGTTATGCCAGTTTATATCAGACGAGTTATCCATATCTGTGCTCCTATTTATGCTTCGTTTGATCTGTGTTAATCGTTATCGACCCCTAATGCATATACTGTTATTTTGCATGGTGCATCACTATAAGATTCTATGCCTGCTAGTCATGTTAACTGTGATTCTGTGCCTGCTAGTCATGTGAGATTTGCACTGCCAGTTTATATCAACTATTGTTTATGCTTTGTTTGATCTTTGTCTTTACTGATTTACTGATACCTTATGCCTATTCTGTTACTTGTCATAGTGCATTACTACAGGATTTGTAGTATTTCTTGCAGTCATAGTTAACTATGAATTGTATGATAGTGATTTGCTTGTTGATTACATTGAAGTTTATGTCTGTAAGAGGTTGTTTGTAGCCATACTAGTTAACATGATCTGGGTCCTAGTGTTGCCCAGGAGCTAGTTGGGCCAGCAAATTTCCCTCTTGTACTAGTATTTATCTTTGGAATTTCTAGCAGGTACTTGCAGATTGCATCTTCCTTTTAAATTTACACTAGTTTAGTGCAACCTCAATAGTTAAATAAACACCTGGGAGTAAGCTATCGTGCTGTCATTGTTGTGCTGTTGAGTGAAGTACTGACATCCATTTGCATCTTTGCTGAAAGGGCTACTTGTTCTTTGAGCAATCTTCCTTTGATCCCTTCTGTCTCCTTCGTTTTTGCTAGAACAAAGATGTTAATTCTTTAGGAGTGTTTTATTTGTTTTTGCTTGCTGTGGCACTTGACCACCTGTTTTATCTGTTGAGCTTTGTTATTCAAGCATTTGTTACTGTATTTCCCAGAGTGCATTAGTACAAGATTACGTTTCTGCTAGTTTCGTTCGGATGTTTATAGACTACTCCGTATGTTCAGGTTCATGTAGTCATACATCTGTTCGCCCATATAGTTGTGCCAGCAAATTTTCCTGTCAATAGTCCTACCTTTGGACAGGCTCTTGCAGTGTTAGGTTTTATCTTTTTAATTTTACTCTATTTGGCTTGTTTAGTGCCACATCCTGACTTCAAGAAACATGACGTGTTAAGCCATTGTGTTGTCTTAATATGTTGAAGTTCTTAATCGGTGCTTGCAAAGCAATTGAAACTATCCAAACGTGCTTTTCTGTGTATGTATATTCATTTGCCTCTTTGCTAAAATAGCTAGATGTTCATATTATCTTTGTAGGTGTTACTTGTGGAATCATGTTTGTTGTGTTTGCTTGTTGCTCGATTGATCTTTAGGGCTCCTTTGTTTCAAAGGATTTTATAGGAATTTTGGATTATTTGAGTTCCAAGGGATTTTTTCTCCGTTGGTTGTTTGATTCAGATGATTGAATCCTAATAGGGTTTATTTGTACTACTTCCCATAGGATTTCTAGGATCGATATGAACCTTTTTAAATAGTCCTTTGCCTTTGTTTTTCGTATGATGCACTCAAACGACCGGGATTGAGATGAGCATGACAATTCAATTCTACGTATTTCGTATTTCCTGTGTTTCCAGAATCCCGCGAATCAAATAGTCTGTTTCTTTGAAAATTGTGGTTTGTATAGATTTGGTGCAATGAAATTTTAAATGAAGCCGTCGCTTTTGTATTGCATCGGAAGTATCATATACCTACAATGGTGTTGATACAGCTTCCATAAGTACCATATCAGTACAGATGGTGTTGATACATTTGCCGCTCCCTTAATTTGTTTGCCCACGCACGTCGCCTGAATCTGTTGTGCACAACTGACTCCCGTGCCCTCTAGTATTCCACCACTCTGCCGGCCATCGGAGGCACAACATCCATCAGTTTCAGTTGATTGACAAGCGAGTTTTTGGGTCATTTTCTCCGGCCCGTTGCCATCGATCGAAAGAAACATTGGCGCCGTGACACGAGACGGTGAGTAGAACAAACGCATCAGCTGTTGGTCCGTGCCGCCAATGCCTGCTTTGCCCAATCGGCAAGCGATCCCTCGTCCACACGCACAAGGAACCCTCCGTTTGACATGCGTGCGCCCCGCCCCGTCGTATGCGGCCCTCCGTGACACGGGGGAAGTGGCACGTTTAAGCACGAGGCACCCTCACGTTGATGCATATCACTTCCGTGGTACGTGGACAGAAGGAACATGTCTCACggttgttaggtggaggaattcAGAATTTTCTGTATAACGATGATATCTTAGGATTGGTGAGCTTAACGAGAGATAATAATTAATAAGAAAAAGGTTGTATTTTTTCTTAATTAGGATAGAATCTCTTAGCAATAATAT
This region of Triticum aestivum cultivar Chinese Spring chromosome 2D, IWGSC CS RefSeq v2.1, whole genome shotgun sequence genomic DNA includes:
- the LOC123052112 gene encoding 60S ribosomal protein L27a-3, yielding MTTRFKKNRKKRGHVSAGHGRVGKHRKHPGGRGNAGGMHHHRILFDKYHPGYFGKVGMRYFHKLSNRFYTPTVNVERLWSMVPSDKAAEAGGDKAPVVDVSQFGYFKVLGKGMLPEKPIVVKAKLISKIAEKKIKAAGGAVVLVA